From one Planktothrix agardhii NIES-204 genomic stretch:
- a CDS encoding integral membrane sensor signal transduction histidine kinase has translation MPSEDLKSNTTNQDTKIFVANFLKGYIKKHNPFRRKKHSEYRSFIYQKVGYGYFWAIAIGFIGSITGLLLADIYQKQAYYQLSDAHRQVQLFNHFNTAVINIRLQSYHLN, from the coding sequence ATGCCATCTGAAGACTTAAAATCTAACACAACGAACCAAGATACTAAAATTTTTGTAGCCAATTTTTTGAAGGGTTACATCAAAAAACACAATCCTTTTCGACGGAAAAAGCATTCAGAGTATCGTTCGTTTATTTATCAAAAAGTTGGTTATGGCTATTTTTGGGCTATTGCTATTGGTTTTATCGGTTCAATCACGGGATTACTACTGGCGGATATTTACCAAAAACAAGCCTATTATCAGTTATCTGATGCTCATCGACAAGTACAACTGTTTAATCACTTTAATACAGCAGTTATTAATATACGATTGCAGAGTTATCACTTGAATTAA
- a CDS encoding putative transposase, producing MAKPYSYNLRSKVIAAIQQDGMKKSEVSQLLNISRNTIDLWLKRQAETGDFKALPNRPPGNNHKITDWDKFHQFAKIYGDKTQAELAQLWEAKISARTISRALKKIGLTRKKTYGYRERDETKRQDFIAQLSTLPTEKIVYVDESGMDSRDEYDYGWNLKGQRFHALNSWRRLGRVNMIAALCNQNLMATFTVDRACNRSYTYSASPNYK from the coding sequence ATGGCTAAACCTTATAGTTACAACTTGCGTTCAAAAGTGATCGCAGCCATTCAACAAGATGGTATGAAGAAAAGTGAAGTCAGTCAACTGCTCAATATCAGTCGGAACACGATTGACTTATGGTTGAAGCGACAAGCTGAAACAGGAGATTTCAAAGCTCTGCCTAATCGACCACCTGGTAATAACCATAAAATTACAGACTGGGATAAATTTCATCAGTTTGCTAAAATTTATGGGGATAAAACCCAAGCCGAATTGGCTCAACTCTGGGAAGCTAAAATTAGCGCTCGCACTATTTCAAGAGCTTTAAAAAAAATTGGTTTGACACGAAAAAAAACTTATGGTTACCGAGAACGAGATGAAACTAAACGGCAAGATTTCATAGCCCAATTGTCAACTTTGCCAACCGAAAAGATTGTGTACGTCGATGAATCAGGCATGGATAGCCGAGACGAATATGATTATGGATGGAATCTCAAAGGGCAACGTTTTCACGCACTCAATTCCTGGCGTCGTCTTGGACGAGTCAATATGATTGCTGCTTTGTGTAACCAAAATCTGATGGCAACTTTTACTGTAGATCGAGCTTGTAATCGAAGCTATACTTATTCAGCAAGCCCTAATTACAAATAA